In Doryrhamphus excisus isolate RoL2022-K1 chromosome 7, RoL_Dexc_1.0, whole genome shotgun sequence, one genomic interval encodes:
- the LOC131132629 gene encoding histone-binding protein RBBP7 isoform X1 — MADKEVYDDAVEERVINEEYKIWKKNTPFLYDLVMTHALEWPSLTVQWLPDVTRPEGKDYAVHRLVLGTHTSDEQNHLVIASVQVPNDDAQFDASHYDSEKGAEFGGFGSVSGKIEIEIKINHEGEVNRARYMPQSPCIIATKTPTSDVLVFDYTKHPSKPDPSGECSPDLRLKGHQKEGYGLSWNPNLSGNLLSASDDHTICLWDIGSGPKERKIVDAKTIFTGHTAVVEDVSWHLLHESLFGSVADDQKLMIWDTRSNNTSKASHAVDAHTAEVNCLSFNPYSEFILATGSADKTVALWDLRNLKLKLHSFESHKDEIFQVQWSPHNETILASSGTDRRLNVWDLSKIGEEQSAEDAEDGPPELLFIHGGHTAKISDFSWNPNEPWVICSVSEDNIMQVWQMAENIYNDEEPDTPASELEAQGS, encoded by the exons ATGGCCGATAAAGAAG TGTATGACGACGCTGTGGAGGAAAGAGTCATCAATGAAGAGTACAAGATTTGGAAGAAAAATACGCCATTCCTATATGACCTGGTGATGACACATGCCCTGGAGTGGCCCAGTCTCACTGTCCAGTGGCTTCCAGATGTCACCAG GCCGGAGGGAAAGGATTACGCAGTCCACAGACTGGTTCTGGGAACCCACACATCAGATGAGCAGAACCACCTTGTCATTGCCAGCGTCCAGGTGCCCAACGATGATGCCCAGTTTGATGCCTCACATTACGACAGTGAGAAAGGAG cagagtttGGTGGGTTTGGTTCAGTAAGTGGCAAAATAGAGATTGAGATCAAGATCAACCACGAGGGAGAGGTGAACCGAGCCCGTTATATGCCCCAGAGTCCTTGCATCATTGCGACAAAGACCCCTACATCTGATGTCCTGGTCTTTGACTATACCAAACACCCGTCTAAGCCAG ATCCCAGTGGAGAATGTAGCCCAGACTTGAGGCTAAAAGGCCACCAAAAAGAAGGTTATGGCCTCTCCTGGAATCCCAACCTGAGTGGCAACCTACTCAGCGCCTCTGATGACCAT ACCATTTGTCTGTGGGACATTGGGTCAGGCCCAAAGGAAAGGAAGATCGTGGATGCCAAAACCATCTTTACTGGCCACACAGCAGTTGTAGAGGATGTCTCCTGGCATTTACTTCATGAATCCCTATTTGGTTCTGTGGCTGATGACCAGAAACTGATGAT ATGGGACACTCGCTCTAACAACACATCCAAAGCCAGCCATGCTGTAGATGCACACACCGCAGAGGTCAACTGTTTGAGCTTCAACCCTTACAGCGAGTTCATTCTTGCCACTGGGTCTGCTGACAAG ACTGTTGCACTGTGGGATCTGAGGAACCTCAAACTGAAGCTCCATTCCTTTGAATCCcacaaagatgaaatatttcag GTGCAATGGTCTCCTCACAATGAGACAATCCTGGCCTCCAGCGGCACTGATCGGCGTCTGAATGTGTGGGATCTAAG TAAAATCGGGGAGGAGCAGTCCGCTGAAGATGCGGAAGATGGCCCACCGGAGCTGCTG TTCATCCATGGTGGCCACACAGCCAAAATCTCAGACTTTTCCTGGAACCCTAATGAACCCTGGGTCATCTGTTCAGTTTCTGAAGACAACATCATGCAAGTCTGGCAGATG GCAGAGAATATCTACAATGATGAGGAGCCGGACACCCCGGCATCAGAGTTGGAGGCCCAGGGATCATAA
- the LOC131132629 gene encoding histone-binding protein RBBP7 isoform X2: MADKEVYDDAVEERVINEEYKIWKKNTPFLYDLVMTHALEWPSLTVQWLPDVTRPEGKDYAVHRLVLGTHTSDEQNHLVIASVQVPNDDAQFDASHYDSEKGEFGGFGSVSGKIEIEIKINHEGEVNRARYMPQSPCIIATKTPTSDVLVFDYTKHPSKPDPSGECSPDLRLKGHQKEGYGLSWNPNLSGNLLSASDDHTICLWDIGSGPKERKIVDAKTIFTGHTAVVEDVSWHLLHESLFGSVADDQKLMIWDTRSNNTSKASHAVDAHTAEVNCLSFNPYSEFILATGSADKTVALWDLRNLKLKLHSFESHKDEIFQVQWSPHNETILASSGTDRRLNVWDLSKIGEEQSAEDAEDGPPELLFIHGGHTAKISDFSWNPNEPWVICSVSEDNIMQVWQMAENIYNDEEPDTPASELEAQGS; the protein is encoded by the exons ATGGCCGATAAAGAAG TGTATGACGACGCTGTGGAGGAAAGAGTCATCAATGAAGAGTACAAGATTTGGAAGAAAAATACGCCATTCCTATATGACCTGGTGATGACACATGCCCTGGAGTGGCCCAGTCTCACTGTCCAGTGGCTTCCAGATGTCACCAG GCCGGAGGGAAAGGATTACGCAGTCCACAGACTGGTTCTGGGAACCCACACATCAGATGAGCAGAACCACCTTGTCATTGCCAGCGTCCAGGTGCCCAACGATGATGCCCAGTTTGATGCCTCACATTACGACAGTGAGAAAGGAG agtttGGTGGGTTTGGTTCAGTAAGTGGCAAAATAGAGATTGAGATCAAGATCAACCACGAGGGAGAGGTGAACCGAGCCCGTTATATGCCCCAGAGTCCTTGCATCATTGCGACAAAGACCCCTACATCTGATGTCCTGGTCTTTGACTATACCAAACACCCGTCTAAGCCAG ATCCCAGTGGAGAATGTAGCCCAGACTTGAGGCTAAAAGGCCACCAAAAAGAAGGTTATGGCCTCTCCTGGAATCCCAACCTGAGTGGCAACCTACTCAGCGCCTCTGATGACCAT ACCATTTGTCTGTGGGACATTGGGTCAGGCCCAAAGGAAAGGAAGATCGTGGATGCCAAAACCATCTTTACTGGCCACACAGCAGTTGTAGAGGATGTCTCCTGGCATTTACTTCATGAATCCCTATTTGGTTCTGTGGCTGATGACCAGAAACTGATGAT ATGGGACACTCGCTCTAACAACACATCCAAAGCCAGCCATGCTGTAGATGCACACACCGCAGAGGTCAACTGTTTGAGCTTCAACCCTTACAGCGAGTTCATTCTTGCCACTGGGTCTGCTGACAAG ACTGTTGCACTGTGGGATCTGAGGAACCTCAAACTGAAGCTCCATTCCTTTGAATCCcacaaagatgaaatatttcag GTGCAATGGTCTCCTCACAATGAGACAATCCTGGCCTCCAGCGGCACTGATCGGCGTCTGAATGTGTGGGATCTAAG TAAAATCGGGGAGGAGCAGTCCGCTGAAGATGCGGAAGATGGCCCACCGGAGCTGCTG TTCATCCATGGTGGCCACACAGCCAAAATCTCAGACTTTTCCTGGAACCCTAATGAACCCTGGGTCATCTGTTCAGTTTCTGAAGACAACATCATGCAAGTCTGGCAGATG GCAGAGAATATCTACAATGATGAGGAGCCGGACACCCCGGCATCAGAGTTGGAGGCCCAGGGATCATAA